In Athene noctua chromosome 8, bAthNoc1.hap1.1, whole genome shotgun sequence, a genomic segment contains:
- the LOC141963070 gene encoding cytochrome P450 2J4-like, whose product MLTISEVLIALAVFLLIMQFLKLQQVRRQLPPGPIPLPIFGTLIQLNFQFNRDLLMKVAKIHGNIFTLWFGWAPVIVLNGYQAVKDGMTTYPEDVSGRLVSPFFRAMAKGKGIMLATGHTWKQQRRFALRTLRNLGLGKRGLEHRVQEEAHYLVAFFASMKGKSLDPSFPLVHSVSNVICAVVFGHRFSREDESFHELIRATEHLFKFGGSFIHHLYEIFPWLMCRLPGPHKKALSCYEVLSSFTRREIRMHTEHGIPDEPQDFIDFYLAHIEKSRDEPRSTYNEDNMVYSINDLFLGGSETTSTTLNWGLLYMVANPDVQEKVQRELDAVLSPSQLICYEDRKKLPYTNAVVHEVQRFSNIISVGMPRVCVRNTTLLGFPLKKGTIVLPNIASSLYDPEQWETPRQFNPGHFLDKDGNFVSQEAFLPFSVGHRVCLGEHLARTELFIFFASLLRAFTFCLPEGVTKINTEPILGGTLQPHPYRVCAIPR is encoded by the exons ATGTTGACTATAAGTGAAGTTCTTATAGCCTTGGCTGTATTTCTTCTGATTATGCAGTTTTTAAAGTTGCAACAAGTACGGAGACAGCTTCCTCCTGGACCAATCCCTCTCCCAATTTTTGGGACCTTGATACAGCTGAACTTTCAGTTTAATCGTGATCTTCTCATGAAG GTGGCAAAAATTCATGGCAACATATTCACCTTATGGTTTGGATGGGCCCCAGTGATCGTCCTGAATGGATATCAAGCAGTTAAGGATGGTATGACCACGTACCCTGAAGATGTTTCTGGGAGGCTAGTGTCTCCCTTCTTCAGAGCAATGGCCAAAGGAAAAG GAATTATGTTGGCAACTGGTCACACCTGGAAGCAGCAGAGAAGGTTTGCACTGAGGACTCTACGCAACCTTGGTCTCGGGAAAAGAGGCCTGGAGCATCGTGTTCAAGAAGAGGCTCACTACCTGGTAGCTTTCTTTGCAAGTATGAAAG GGAAATCCCTGGATCCTTCTTTCCCTCTTGTTCATTCTGTCTCAAATGTAATTTGTGCTGTTGTTTTTGGACATCGCTTCTCCAGAGAGGATGAATCCTTCCATGAACTGATTAGAGCCACAGAGCACCTATTCAAATTTGGAGGCAGCTTTATTCATCAT CTGTACGAAATCTTCCCCTGGCTGATGTGCCGTCTCCCTGGCCCTCATAAGAAAGCATTGTCTTGCTATGAGGTCCTGAGCTCTTTTACAAGGAGAGAGATCAGAATGCACACAGAGCACGGGATACCAGATGAACCACAGGATTTCATTGACTTTTACCTGGCTCATATTGAAAAA TCCAGAGATGAACCCAGGTCTACATACAATGAAGACAACATGGTTTATTCTATAAATGACCTTTTCTTGGGTGGATCAGAGACAACAAGCACTACTTTGAACTGGGGCCTGCTCTATATGGTGGCGAATCCAGATGTCCAGG AGAAAGTGCAGAGGGAGCTGGATGCAGTTCTGAGTCCTTCCCAGTTAATCTGCTACGAGGATCGGAAAAAACTGCCCTACACAAATGCTGTGGTTCATGAGGTTCAGCGCTTCAGCAATATTATCTCAGTTGGCATGCCCAGAGTGTGTGTGAGAAACACTACGTTGCTTGGCTTTCCCCTCAAAAAG ggCACCATAGTTCTTCCAAATATTGCTTCATCTTTGTATGACCCAGAGCAGTGGGAAACACCTCGACAGTTCAACCCTGGTCACTTCCTGGATAAGGATGGAAACTTTGTGAGCCAAGAAGCCTTTTTACCATTCTCAGTAG GGCACCGTGTGTGTTTGGGGGAGCACCTAGCAAGGACCgagctctttattttctttgccagtCTGCTGCGGGCATTCACCTTCTGCCTGCCTGAGGGAGTGACGAAGATCAACACAGAGCCCATTTTGGGGGGTACGCTGCAGCCCCACCCGTACAGGGTTTGTGCCATTCCACGCTAG